One genomic segment of Streptomyces sp. NBC_00239 includes these proteins:
- a CDS encoding putative bifunctional diguanylate cyclase/phosphodiesterase, whose translation MKPTESADPSPESGGNLPALRGRRLGVLGSRMPETHPLDAGAGRRAVLPLAVITTATVVLVAGVARAIGEGHALFPGATVGWSLALLTGIIVGHLVALGRDRWWGGTGSGAALTLGVLLLYGWVPAGLVSLSVVSLVGAARRHRWRQGLLHGAADVLGIGAGALVLAVFGDAPAVEAPWLPSGWGADAVPEVVLVALAYLTVTRVLLWCALAPRGGGLPTVARTAMIRQALVAVALLGIAPLICVVATSMPVLLPLFAVPLIALDSTLWIARARAEEQLRDPLTGLPNRQWLLERTWTALDQAERLGTRSALVLIDLDRFRAVNDTLGHLAGDRLLLQIAERLRLALPRHAEAARLGGDEFAVLLPLADSTTSAQRIARHLVAELSSPLDLDGLTLVLEASAGLAVFPDHALDAEGLLRRADVAMYQAKRDRTGVEVYESKRDSNTPDRLGLLGDLRRALDASEVELHYQPKVRFDGQVAGLEALVRWVHPERGRVPPDEFIAIAETSGLMPHLTEYVLETALAQVARWRAQGLKVPVAVNVSPRDVHTPGFAGAVAARLARHGVPAGALQLEITEHVLLEDPQRAADTMAGLTGHGVKMSLDDFGTGYSSLVHLRRLPVSELKIDRSFVARLAVDAQDAEIVRCTVDLAHSLGLLVVAEGVEDDETWERLRDLGCDAVQGWLVAAAMPPAEATAWLLARGERGWRRPADITAELAAAAAAESADHSPLA comes from the coding sequence ATGAAACCCACCGAAAGCGCCGACCCGTCACCTGAAAGCGGCGGGAACCTCCCCGCCCTGCGGGGTCGACGGCTCGGCGTCCTGGGATCCCGGATGCCCGAGACCCACCCGCTCGACGCCGGGGCCGGGCGGCGCGCCGTGCTGCCGCTCGCCGTCATCACCACCGCCACCGTGGTCCTGGTCGCCGGAGTGGCCCGGGCCATCGGCGAGGGCCACGCGCTGTTCCCCGGCGCCACCGTCGGCTGGTCCCTGGCCCTGCTCACCGGCATCATCGTCGGCCACCTCGTCGCCCTCGGCCGGGACCGCTGGTGGGGCGGCACCGGCTCCGGCGCCGCCCTCACCCTGGGCGTCCTGCTGCTCTACGGCTGGGTGCCCGCCGGACTCGTCAGCCTCTCCGTGGTCTCCCTGGTCGGCGCCGCCCGCCGGCACCGCTGGCGGCAGGGCCTCCTGCACGGCGCCGCCGACGTCCTCGGCATCGGCGCCGGCGCCCTCGTCCTCGCCGTCTTCGGCGACGCGCCCGCCGTGGAAGCCCCCTGGCTGCCCAGCGGATGGGGCGCCGACGCCGTCCCCGAGGTCGTCCTGGTCGCCCTCGCCTACCTCACCGTCACCCGGGTGCTGCTCTGGTGCGCACTCGCCCCGCGCGGCGGCGGACTGCCCACCGTCGCCCGCACCGCGATGATCCGTCAGGCCCTCGTCGCCGTCGCCCTGCTGGGCATCGCCCCGCTGATCTGCGTGGTCGCCACCAGCATGCCGGTGCTGCTGCCGCTGTTCGCCGTACCGCTCATCGCACTCGACTCCACCCTGTGGATCGCCCGCGCCCGCGCCGAGGAACAACTGCGCGACCCGCTCACCGGCCTGCCCAACCGGCAATGGCTACTGGAACGCACCTGGACCGCCCTCGACCAGGCCGAACGCCTCGGCACCCGGTCCGCCCTCGTCCTGATCGACCTCGACCGCTTCCGCGCCGTCAACGACACCCTGGGCCACCTGGCCGGCGACCGGCTGCTGCTCCAGATCGCCGAGCGGCTGCGCCTGGCGCTGCCCCGGCACGCCGAGGCGGCCCGGCTCGGCGGCGACGAGTTCGCCGTCCTGCTGCCGCTCGCCGACTCCACCACCAGCGCCCAGCGGATCGCCCGCCATCTCGTCGCCGAGCTCAGCTCCCCGCTCGACCTCGACGGCCTCACCCTCGTCCTGGAGGCCAGCGCCGGCCTCGCCGTCTTCCCCGACCACGCCCTCGACGCCGAAGGGCTGCTGCGCCGCGCCGACGTCGCCATGTACCAGGCCAAGCGCGATCGCACCGGCGTCGAGGTCTACGAGTCCAAACGGGACAGCAACACCCCCGACCGGCTCGGCCTCCTCGGCGACCTGCGGCGCGCCCTCGACGCGAGCGAGGTCGAGCTCCACTACCAGCCCAAGGTCCGCTTCGACGGCCAGGTGGCCGGACTGGAGGCCCTGGTGCGCTGGGTGCACCCGGAGCGCGGCCGGGTCCCCCCGGACGAGTTCATCGCCATCGCCGAGACCTCCGGCCTGATGCCGCACCTGACCGAGTACGTCCTGGAGACGGCGCTCGCCCAGGTCGCCCGCTGGCGCGCCCAGGGCCTGAAGGTGCCGGTCGCCGTCAACGTCTCCCCGCGCGACGTCCACACCCCCGGCTTCGCGGGCGCGGTCGCGGCCCGGCTGGCCCGGCACGGGGTGCCCGCCGGCGCCCTGCAGCTGGAGATAACCGAGCACGTGCTGCTGGAGGACCCGCAGCGGGCCGCCGACACGATGGCCGGGCTCACCGGCCACGGCGTGAAGATGTCCCTCGACGACTTCGGCACCGGCTACTCCTCCCTGGTCCACCTGCGCCGGCTGCCCGTCAGCGAACTGAAGATCGACCGCTCGTTCGTCGCCCGGCTCGCGGTCGACGCCCAGGACGCGGAGATCGTGCGCTGCACCGTCGACCTCGCCCACTCGCTCGGCCTGCTGGTCGTCGCCGAGGGCGTCGAGGACGACGAGACCTGGGAGCGCCTGCGAGACCTGGGCTGCGACGCCGTACAGGGCTGGCTGGTCGCCGCCGCCATGCCGCCGGCCGAGGCCACCGCCTGGCTGCTCGCCCGCGGCGAGCGCGGCTGGCGCCGCCCCGCCGACATCACGGCGGAGCTCGCGGCCGCGGCCGCCGCGGAGAGCGCCGACCACAGCCCTCTGGCGTAA
- the gatB gene encoding Asp-tRNA(Asn)/Glu-tRNA(Gln) amidotransferase subunit GatB, producing MGLEVHVELGTRTKMFCGCSTELGAEPNSQTCPVCLGLPGALPVVNAIGIESAVKIGLALNCEIAEWCRFARKNYFYPDMPKNFQTSQYDEPIAYNGYLDVQLEDGEIFRVEIERAHMEEDTGKSLHVGGATGRIHGASHSLLDYNRAGIPLIEIVTKPIEGAGERAPEVAKAYVAELREVIKALGVSEARMDKGQMRCDVNLSLRPHGTEKFGTRSETKNVNSLRSVERAARFEIQRHAAVLQSGGSIVQETRHFHEEDGSTTAGRIKDNAEDYRYFPEPDLVPVAPARPWVEELRAGLPEMPRVRRNRLREEWGVSEHDMQSILNAGAVDSIVATIEAGADSAAARKWWMGELARNANEQGVVVDELPITPAQVARVAALVAGGELNDKLARQVLEGVLAGEGGPDEVVEKRGLKVVSDEGALGAAVDEAIAGNAAIADKIRGGKVAAVGALVGAVMKTTRGQADAARVKELILEKLGVSEG from the coding sequence ATGGGCCTCGAAGTCCATGTCGAGCTCGGCACCCGCACCAAGATGTTCTGCGGCTGCTCCACCGAGCTGGGCGCCGAGCCCAACTCGCAGACCTGCCCGGTCTGCCTCGGCCTGCCCGGCGCGCTGCCGGTCGTCAACGCGATCGGCATCGAGTCGGCCGTCAAGATCGGTCTCGCGCTCAACTGCGAGATCGCCGAGTGGTGCCGCTTCGCCCGGAAGAACTACTTCTATCCGGACATGCCGAAGAACTTCCAGACCTCCCAGTACGACGAGCCGATCGCCTACAACGGCTACCTGGACGTCCAGCTGGAGGACGGCGAGATCTTCCGCGTGGAGATCGAGCGCGCCCACATGGAGGAGGACACCGGCAAGTCGCTGCACGTCGGCGGCGCCACCGGCCGTATCCACGGCGCGTCCCACTCCCTGCTGGACTACAACCGCGCCGGCATCCCGCTCATCGAGATCGTCACCAAGCCGATCGAGGGCGCGGGCGAGCGGGCCCCCGAGGTCGCCAAGGCGTACGTGGCCGAGCTGCGCGAGGTCATCAAGGCCCTCGGCGTGTCCGAGGCCCGGATGGACAAGGGCCAGATGCGCTGCGACGTGAACCTGTCGCTGCGCCCGCACGGCACCGAGAAGTTCGGCACCCGCAGCGAGACCAAGAACGTCAACTCGCTCCGGTCGGTCGAGCGCGCGGCCCGCTTCGAGATCCAGCGCCACGCGGCCGTCCTGCAGTCCGGCGGCTCGATCGTGCAGGAGACCCGTCACTTCCACGAGGAGGACGGCTCCACCACGGCGGGGCGCATCAAGGACAACGCCGAGGACTACCGGTACTTCCCGGAGCCCGACCTGGTCCCCGTCGCGCCCGCCCGCCCGTGGGTCGAGGAGCTGCGCGCCGGTCTCCCGGAGATGCCGCGCGTGCGCCGCAACCGCCTCCGCGAGGAGTGGGGCGTCAGCGAGCACGACATGCAGTCGATCCTCAACGCGGGCGCGGTGGACTCCATCGTCGCCACCATCGAGGCCGGCGCCGACTCGGCCGCCGCCCGCAAGTGGTGGATGGGCGAGCTGGCCCGCAACGCCAACGAGCAGGGCGTCGTCGTCGACGAGCTGCCGATCACCCCGGCCCAGGTCGCGCGCGTCGCGGCGCTGGTCGCGGGCGGCGAGCTGAACGACAAGCTGGCCCGCCAGGTGCTCGAAGGCGTGCTCGCCGGCGAGGGCGGCCCGGACGAGGTCGTCGAGAAGCGCGGCCTGAAGGTCGTCTCGGACGAGGGCGCGCTCGGCGCGGCCGTGGACGAGGCCATCGCCGGCAACGCGGCCATCGCGGACAAGATCCGCGGCGGCAAGGTCGCGGCGGTCGGCGCGCTGGTCGGAGCGGTCATGAAGACCACCCGCGGCCAGGCGGACGCGGCCCGCGTCAAGGAGCTCATCCTGGAGAAGCTGGGCGTCTCCGAGGGCTGA
- a CDS encoding GNAT family N-acetyltransferase, which translates to MDHASVRDLYDLEMRRDARPDGPDGRIERVGNVVRHTGPPLGWNGVVWSDLDEATADRAIAEQIAHYDGLEGGRTWEWKLYDHDLPADLGARLRAAGFEPEDPETLMVAEVAALAVDAAPPEGVRLVPVTDASGVGLMMAVHDRAFGGPPRPDLHRQLLDQVTGAPGTVAAVVAMAGDEPVSAARLEMPPGARFAGLWGGGTVEEWRGRGIYRALVAHRARIAAAHGIPYLQVDASDQSRPILERLGFAPLGVTVPYVRQGR; encoded by the coding sequence ATGGATCATGCCTCCGTACGGGACCTGTACGACCTCGAGATGCGCCGGGACGCCCGCCCGGACGGGCCCGACGGCCGGATCGAACGGGTCGGGAACGTCGTACGCCACACGGGCCCGCCCCTGGGCTGGAACGGCGTCGTCTGGTCGGACCTGGACGAGGCCACGGCCGACCGGGCCATCGCGGAGCAGATCGCGCACTACGACGGACTGGAGGGCGGCCGCACCTGGGAGTGGAAGCTCTACGACCACGACCTGCCCGCCGACCTCGGCGCACGGCTGCGGGCGGCCGGCTTCGAGCCCGAGGACCCGGAGACCCTGATGGTCGCCGAGGTCGCGGCCCTCGCGGTGGACGCGGCCCCGCCGGAGGGCGTCCGGCTGGTGCCGGTGACCGACGCGTCGGGCGTCGGCCTGATGATGGCCGTCCACGACCGGGCCTTCGGCGGTCCGCCCCGTCCCGACCTCCACCGGCAGCTGCTGGACCAGGTCACGGGGGCGCCCGGGACGGTCGCCGCGGTGGTCGCGATGGCCGGGGACGAGCCGGTGAGCGCGGCCCGGCTGGAGATGCCGCCGGGCGCGCGCTTCGCGGGGCTGTGGGGCGGCGGCACGGTCGAGGAGTGGCGGGGCAGGGGGATCTACCGGGCCCTGGTCGCGCACCGCGCCCGGATCGCCGCCGCGCACGGCATCCCCTACCTCCAGGTCGACGCCTCCGACCAGAGCCGGCCGATCCTGGAGCGGCTGGGCTTCGCCCCGCTCGGCGTCACGGTGCCGTACGTGCGGCAGGGCCGATGA
- the gatA gene encoding Asp-tRNA(Asn)/Glu-tRNA(Gln) amidotransferase subunit GatA has product MSEIIKLTAAEIAAKIASGELTAVEVTEAHLARIDAVDEKVHAFLHVDREGALAQARAVDAKRAAGEKLGPLAGVPLALKDIFTTKGVPTTVGSKMLEGWIPPYDATLTRKLKEADVVILGKTNMDEFAMGSSTENSAYGPTGNPWDLTRIPGGSGGGSSAALASYEAPLAIGTDTGGSIRQPAAVTATVGVKPTYGGVSRYGMVAFSSSLDQGGPCARTVLDAALLHEVIAGHDPMDSTSIDAPVPPVVEAARNGSVAGMRIGVVKQFAGEGYQAGVVQRFNESVELLKELGAEIVELDCPSFDLALAAYYLIAPSECSSNLARFDAMRYGLRVGDDGTKSAEDVTALTREAGFGDEVKRRIILGTYALSSGYYDAYYGSAQKVRTLITQDFEKSFEQVDVIVSPTTPTTAFPIGERADDPMAMYLADLCTIPTNLAGNSAMSLPCGLAPEDGLPVGLQIIAPAMKDDRLYKVGAAVEAAFVARWGHPLLEEAPSL; this is encoded by the coding sequence ATGTCCGAGATCATCAAGCTCACCGCGGCCGAGATCGCCGCGAAGATCGCTTCCGGCGAGCTCACGGCCGTCGAGGTCACCGAGGCCCACCTGGCGCGCATCGACGCCGTCGACGAGAAGGTCCACGCCTTCCTGCACGTCGACCGCGAGGGCGCGCTCGCGCAGGCCCGCGCCGTCGACGCCAAGCGCGCCGCGGGCGAGAAGCTCGGCCCGCTGGCCGGCGTCCCGCTCGCGCTCAAGGACATCTTCACCACCAAGGGTGTGCCGACCACCGTCGGTTCGAAGATGCTCGAAGGCTGGATCCCGCCGTACGACGCCACCCTGACGCGCAAGCTGAAGGAAGCCGACGTCGTCATCCTCGGCAAGACCAACATGGACGAGTTCGCCATGGGGTCCTCCACCGAGAACAGCGCGTACGGCCCGACCGGCAACCCGTGGGACCTCACCCGGATCCCCGGCGGCTCCGGCGGCGGCTCCTCCGCGGCCCTCGCGTCGTACGAGGCCCCCCTCGCCATCGGCACCGACACCGGCGGCTCCATCCGCCAGCCCGCGGCCGTCACCGCCACCGTCGGCGTCAAGCCGACCTACGGCGGCGTCTCCCGCTACGGCATGGTCGCCTTCTCCTCCTCCCTCGACCAGGGCGGCCCCTGCGCCCGCACGGTCCTGGACGCGGCCCTGCTGCACGAGGTCATCGCCGGCCACGACCCGATGGACTCCACGTCCATCGACGCGCCGGTCCCGCCGGTCGTCGAGGCCGCGCGCAACGGCTCCGTCGCCGGCATGCGCATCGGTGTCGTCAAGCAGTTCGCGGGCGAGGGCTACCAGGCCGGCGTCGTCCAGCGCTTCAACGAGTCGGTGGAGCTCCTCAAGGAGCTGGGCGCCGAGATCGTCGAGCTGGACTGCCCGTCCTTCGACCTGGCACTCGCCGCGTACTACCTGATCGCGCCGTCCGAGTGCTCCTCCAACCTGGCCCGCTTCGACGCCATGCGCTACGGCCTGCGCGTCGGCGACGACGGCACCAAGTCCGCCGAGGACGTCACCGCCCTGACCCGCGAAGCCGGCTTCGGCGACGAGGTCAAGCGCCGCATCATCCTCGGTACGTACGCGCTCAGCTCCGGCTACTACGACGCGTACTACGGTTCGGCCCAGAAGGTCCGCACGCTCATCACGCAGGACTTCGAGAAGTCCTTCGAGCAGGTCGACGTGATCGTCTCCCCGACGACCCCGACCACCGCCTTCCCGATCGGCGAGCGCGCCGACGACCCGATGGCGATGTACCTCGCGGACCTGTGCACCATCCCGACCAACCTGGCCGGCAACTCGGCCATGTCGCTGCCCTGCGGCCTGGCGCCCGAGGACGGTCTCCCGGTCGGTCTGCAGATCATCGCCCCGGCGATGAAGGACGACCGGCTCTACAAGGTCGGTGCCGCCGTCGAGGCCGCCTTCGTCGCACGCTGGGGTCACCCGCTGCTCGAGGAGGCTCCGTCGCTGTGA
- a CDS encoding penicillin acylase family protein: MSIDVYRDAWGVPHLRASDARELAFAQGRVTAADRAWQLEVERRRTQGSTAAFLGPECVVWDRFARQARLDDTARRCFEALDPDTADWIRAYVDGVNAGMAAGAARDRRFADTGLDTAPWEPWVPLGIWISTHILFAGFPTKIWREQVARALGDEAITLFATDGPGTSGSNGWMVPGDRTTSGAALIAGDPHRFIEDPGIYQQIRLACPEFDVLGLAVPGIPGLAHFGHTGTAAWAITNAMADYHDLYRERLRTAPDGATEALGPDGSWEPVTRHTETIEVAGAEPVAVEILETPRGPVIAGHLAGVRTEATPGGGTPADATDPDPGTGPDGARAEESVSLRYPPRVRRDLGFAALPALLRARTVADIDRAFDGWAEPVNVVHAADTEGGLLHRVAGAVPLRSQANKLRLVPAWEPGHDWQGWAPTTAEPVQGFAVMANARGIASPFGIEFAPPHRANRIRELLSGSADWTAKGMATIHTDTLLASAGPLLDLLGPLTGLSPAADALRARLLAWDRHMDADSTDATLFAALRHAVVRAIAADPALAALAGTPDAPEVFHPWLYLLPKVGYALEGILTTSLLPGLDRPALVRAALEDVAAHPDAPVPWSEAHRLTPWQAVPDPDAEWPGLGGDHDCVLATSSVPGFTDLTARGPSARYVWDLASREDSLWVVPLGADGVTGAAHHRDQLGLWARGELVPVVTDWSRLTKESA, encoded by the coding sequence GTGAGTATCGATGTGTACCGGGATGCCTGGGGCGTCCCGCACCTTCGCGCGTCCGACGCCCGTGAACTCGCCTTCGCCCAGGGCCGGGTGACCGCTGCCGACCGCGCCTGGCAGCTGGAGGTCGAGCGGCGCCGCACCCAGGGTTCCACCGCTGCCTTCCTGGGCCCGGAGTGCGTCGTCTGGGACCGGTTCGCCCGGCAGGCGCGGCTCGACGACACGGCCCGGCGCTGCTTCGAGGCGCTCGACCCCGACACCGCCGACTGGATACGGGCGTACGTGGACGGCGTCAACGCGGGGATGGCCGCGGGCGCCGCGCGCGACCGGCGGTTCGCCGACACCGGCCTCGACACCGCGCCCTGGGAGCCCTGGGTGCCGCTGGGCATCTGGATATCGACCCACATCCTGTTCGCCGGCTTCCCCACCAAGATCTGGCGCGAGCAGGTGGCCCGCGCCCTGGGCGACGAGGCGATCACCCTGTTCGCCACCGACGGCCCCGGCACCTCCGGCAGCAACGGCTGGATGGTCCCGGGCGACCGCACCACCAGCGGCGCCGCCCTGATCGCCGGGGACCCGCACCGGTTCATCGAGGACCCGGGCATCTACCAGCAGATCCGCCTGGCCTGCCCGGAGTTCGACGTCCTGGGCCTGGCCGTCCCCGGCATCCCCGGCCTCGCGCACTTCGGCCACACCGGCACCGCCGCCTGGGCCATCACCAACGCCATGGCCGACTACCACGACCTCTACCGCGAGCGGCTGCGTACGGCCCCCGACGGCGCCACGGAGGCGCTGGGCCCCGACGGCAGCTGGGAGCCGGTGACCCGGCACACCGAGACCATCGAGGTCGCGGGCGCCGAACCGGTCGCCGTCGAGATCCTGGAGACCCCGCGCGGTCCGGTCATCGCCGGCCACCTCGCGGGCGTCCGCACCGAAGCCACCCCCGGCGGCGGCACCCCCGCCGACGCCACCGACCCCGACCCCGGCACCGGCCCCGACGGCGCCCGCGCCGAGGAGAGCGTCAGCCTGCGCTACCCGCCGCGGGTCCGCCGGGACCTCGGCTTCGCCGCGCTCCCCGCCCTCCTGCGCGCCCGCACGGTCGCCGACATCGACCGCGCCTTCGACGGCTGGGCCGAGCCCGTCAACGTGGTCCACGCCGCCGACACCGAGGGCGGCCTGCTGCACCGGGTGGCCGGCGCCGTCCCGCTGCGCTCACAGGCCAACAAGCTGCGCCTGGTGCCCGCCTGGGAGCCCGGCCACGACTGGCAGGGCTGGGCGCCGACCACCGCCGAGCCGGTGCAGGGCTTCGCCGTGATGGCCAACGCCCGCGGGATCGCCTCCCCGTTCGGCATCGAGTTCGCGCCCCCGCACCGCGCCAACCGGATCCGCGAGCTGCTCAGCGGCTCCGCCGACTGGACCGCGAAGGGCATGGCGACGATCCACACGGACACCCTGCTCGCCTCCGCCGGCCCGCTCCTCGACCTGCTCGGCCCGCTCACCGGCCTCTCCCCCGCCGCCGACGCGCTGCGCGCCCGGCTGCTCGCCTGGGACCGCCACATGGACGCCGACAGCACCGACGCCACCCTCTTCGCGGCGCTGCGGCACGCCGTGGTCCGCGCGATCGCCGCCGACCCGGCGCTGGCCGCGCTCGCCGGCACTCCGGACGCCCCCGAGGTCTTCCATCCGTGGCTGTACCTGCTGCCCAAGGTCGGCTACGCCCTCGAGGGGATCCTGACCACCTCTCTGCTCCCCGGACTCGACCGGCCCGCGCTGGTCCGGGCCGCCCTGGAGGACGTCGCGGCGCACCCCGACGCGCCCGTGCCGTGGTCCGAGGCGCACCGCCTCACCCCCTGGCAGGCCGTCCCCGACCCGGACGCCGAGTGGCCGGGCCTGGGCGGCGACCACGACTGCGTGCTCGCCACCTCCAGCGTGCCCGGCTTCACCGACCTGACCGCCCGCGGCCCGTCCGCCCGCTACGTCTGGGACCTCGCCTCCCGCGAGGACAGCCTGTGGGTGGTCCCGCTGGGCGCCGACGGGGTCACCGGCGCCGCCCACCACCGCGACCAGCTCGGCCTCTGGGCCCGCGGCGAACTCGTCCCCGTCGTCACCGACTGGTCCCGTCTCACCAAGGAATCCGCATGA
- a CDS encoding CAP domain-containing protein — MTEHDARDRSLPAAPAPAAAPARPARHRRSRGPVTALSVAALSAAVTAAAFAWPAAGQATTAATDAPPAPAAAAALAGAGAAIPGAGSAADRVAERAAAAAPAVSAKAAAYAKKVIALANAERARAGCAPLRTDKRLMAAAQAHANDMAKRNYYSHTSPEGRSAGDRMTKAGYRWMRWGENIYKSPRTPSKAMAGWMDSPGHRANILDCRFKDIGVGVNLKSNGPWWVQNFGARR, encoded by the coding sequence ATGACCGAGCACGACGCCCGTGACCGCTCCCTGCCCGCCGCCCCCGCCCCGGCCGCGGCCCCCGCGCGCCCGGCCCGCCACCGCAGGTCCCGGGGCCCGGTGACCGCCCTGTCCGTCGCCGCCCTCTCCGCGGCCGTCACCGCTGCCGCCTTCGCCTGGCCCGCCGCCGGCCAGGCCACCACCGCCGCCACCGACGCCCCGCCCGCGCCCGCCGCCGCGGCCGCGCTCGCCGGAGCCGGCGCCGCCATACCCGGGGCGGGGTCCGCAGCCGACCGCGTGGCCGAACGCGCGGCCGCAGCCGCCCCCGCCGTCTCCGCCAAGGCCGCCGCGTACGCCAAGAAGGTCATCGCCCTCGCCAACGCCGAGCGGGCCCGCGCCGGCTGCGCCCCGCTGCGCACCGACAAGCGCCTGATGGCGGCCGCCCAGGCGCACGCGAACGACATGGCCAAGCGCAACTACTACTCCCACACCAGCCCCGAGGGCCGAAGCGCCGGCGACCGGATGACCAAGGCCGGATACCGCTGGATGCGGTGGGGCGAGAACATCTACAAGAGCCCGCGCACCCCCTCCAAGGCGATGGCGGGCTGGATGGACAGCCCCGGCCACCGCGCCAACATCCTCGACTGCCGCTTCAAGGACATCGGCGTCGGCGTGAACCTCAAGAGCAACGGTCCCTGGTGGGTCCAGAACTTCGGCGCCCGCCGCTAG
- a CDS encoding DinB family protein — protein MRAAEPADTRTGPPLTGGERETLRAFLDYQRATLAMKCEGLTDEQLRRRASPPSTLSLLGLVRHMAEVERAWFRRTIDGEDVPLVWSPDGDYQAAYEAGAASRAEAFTAWEAEVAHARRIEAAAESLDVTGHQVRWGEDVSLRLVMLHLIHEYARHNGHADFLREAIDGTVGA, from the coding sequence ATGAGGGCGGCGGAGCCTGCGGACACCCGGACCGGGCCGCCGCTGACCGGCGGCGAGCGCGAGACCCTGCGGGCGTTCCTGGACTACCAGCGGGCGACGCTGGCCATGAAGTGCGAGGGGCTCACGGACGAGCAGCTGAGGCGGCGGGCGAGCCCGCCGTCCACGCTGTCGCTGCTGGGCCTGGTCCGGCACATGGCCGAGGTCGAGCGCGCCTGGTTCCGGCGGACCATCGACGGCGAGGACGTACCGCTGGTCTGGTCGCCGGACGGCGACTACCAGGCCGCGTACGAGGCGGGCGCGGCGTCCCGCGCCGAGGCCTTCACCGCGTGGGAGGCGGAGGTGGCCCACGCCCGCCGGATCGAGGCGGCCGCGGAGTCCCTCGACGTCACGGGCCACCAGGTGCGCTGGGGCGAGGACGTCTCGCTGCGTCTGGTGATGCTCCACCTGATACACGAGTACGCCCGCCACAACGGCCACGCGGACTTCCTGCGGGAGGCGATCGACGGGACGGTGGGCGCCTGA
- the gatC gene encoding Asp-tRNA(Asn)/Glu-tRNA(Gln) amidotransferase subunit GatC has protein sequence MPGITREEVAHLARLARLELKPAELDHFAGQLDDIIGAVARVSEVADQDVPPTSHPLPLTNVMRADEVRPSLTPEQALSGAPAQEQQRFKVPQILGED, from the coding sequence ATGCCTGGCATCACGCGCGAGGAGGTCGCCCACCTCGCTCGGCTGGCGCGTCTGGAGCTCAAGCCCGCGGAGCTGGACCACTTCGCCGGACAGCTGGACGACATCATCGGCGCGGTCGCCCGCGTCTCCGAAGTCGCCGACCAAGACGTTCCGCCGACTTCCCACCCGCTGCCGCTGACCAACGTCATGCGCGCGGACGAAGTCCGTCCCTCGCTCACCCCCGAGCAGGCGCTCTCCGGAGCCCCCGCGCAGGAGCAGCAGCGTTTCAAGGTGCCGCAGATCCTGGGGGAGGACTAA
- a CDS encoding GNAT family N-acetyltransferase, producing the protein MSASVPAVPVPAGSAAPEPVPAPVTREPVYVGDVEGFGTVTLTPVDPAADAPLIHGWVSQDRARFWGMGGASLDLVREIYEDVDRRTTHHAFLARRDGVPVALFQSYEAAEDRVSECYEVQPGDTGVHLLIAPSAGTVERGFSKTLTDVFLRYLMASGATRLVAEPDAQNAKAIARLERIGFEIGPEIELPEIDLPEVFLPAKRARLAFFAVPSGGAV; encoded by the coding sequence ATGAGCGCCTCCGTGCCCGCCGTCCCCGTCCCCGCCGGTTCCGCGGCCCCCGAGCCCGTGCCCGCTCCCGTCACCCGGGAGCCCGTGTACGTCGGTGACGTGGAGGGCTTCGGCACCGTCACCCTCACCCCGGTGGATCCGGCCGCCGACGCCCCGCTGATCCACGGGTGGGTCTCACAGGACCGGGCCCGCTTCTGGGGCATGGGCGGGGCGAGCCTCGACCTGGTCCGGGAGATCTACGAGGACGTCGACCGGCGCACCACCCACCACGCCTTCCTGGCCCGCCGCGACGGGGTGCCGGTCGCGCTGTTCCAGTCGTACGAGGCGGCCGAGGACCGGGTCAGCGAGTGCTACGAGGTGCAGCCCGGGGACACCGGCGTGCACCTGCTCATCGCGCCCTCCGCCGGCACCGTCGAGCGCGGCTTCAGCAAGACCCTGACCGACGTCTTCCTGAGGTACCTCATGGCCTCCGGCGCCACGCGGCTCGTGGCCGAGCCGGACGCGCAGAACGCGAAGGCGATCGCCCGGCTGGAGCGCATCGGCTTCGAGATCGGCCCGGAGATCGAACTGCCGGAGATCGACCTCCCCGAGGTCTTCCTCCCGGCCAAGCGGGCCCGCCTGGCCTTCTTCGCCGTCCCGTCGGGCGGCGCCGTCTGA
- a CDS encoding signal peptidase I, with product MYVGNAGADAPLDHGWLLGHFKEAGDPRHSADVEIKWGVHPRGDRRARWVRGEARTTLQVLVSGRFRVELPGRSVVLARQGDYVVWGRGVDHSWCAEEDSVVLTVRWPSVPGYRVPAGRPVDGG from the coding sequence GTGTACGTCGGCAACGCCGGGGCGGACGCCCCGCTCGACCACGGTTGGCTGCTCGGCCACTTCAAGGAGGCGGGTGATCCCCGCCACAGCGCGGACGTCGAGATCAAGTGGGGGGTGCACCCGCGCGGGGACCGGCGGGCCCGGTGGGTGCGCGGCGAGGCGCGGACCACTCTCCAGGTGCTCGTCAGCGGCCGCTTCCGGGTCGAACTGCCCGGCCGCAGCGTCGTACTTGCCCGGCAGGGCGACTACGTGGTCTGGGGGCGCGGCGTCGACCACTCCTGGTGTGCCGAGGAGGACTCCGTCGTGCTCACCGTGCGCTGGCCCTCCGTGCCCGGCTACCGGGTGCCGGCGGGTCGACCCGTGGACGGTGGTTGA